The following are encoded together in the Sphingorhabdus pulchriflava genome:
- a CDS encoding AraC family transcriptional regulator yields the protein MTKAALNKYQDRMRRVVNYIDQNPEADLSLEVLSGIAAFSKHHFHRQFSAMFGISVYNYVQLSRMKRASYRLAFRDNETVTDIAFDTGYEAPDAFARAFRQKFGQSPSSFRSSPDWDPWLAAFEPFETSRRKYMDSNYTATDVEIITTPDIPVALMEHRGSPKNIRSTIERFIAWRKSNGLSPSLHATYNIFHSDPRSTADDDYRLDLCVATDKGLDQASAGVESGLIPGGRCARLRVVGNPDDLEAPAMFLYREWLADSGEELRDFPLYCQRVSFFPDVPEREAITDLFLPLK from the coding sequence ATGACTAAGGCAGCTTTGAACAAATATCAGGACAGAATGCGGCGGGTGGTCAACTATATAGACCAGAATCCGGAAGCGGATCTAAGCCTGGAAGTGCTGAGCGGCATTGCGGCTTTCTCGAAGCATCATTTTCATAGGCAATTTTCCGCAATGTTCGGGATTTCTGTCTATAACTATGTCCAGCTTTCGAGAATGAAGCGGGCTTCGTACCGGCTTGCTTTTCGCGACAACGAAACCGTCACCGATATCGCATTTGATACCGGCTACGAAGCACCCGACGCTTTTGCACGGGCATTTCGCCAGAAATTCGGACAATCACCTTCGTCATTTCGTTCTTCTCCCGACTGGGATCCGTGGCTTGCGGCCTTTGAGCCATTCGAAACATCACGGAGAAAATATATGGATAGCAACTACACCGCCACCGATGTCGAAATCATAACAACGCCGGATATTCCGGTCGCCCTTATGGAACATCGCGGCAGCCCGAAGAACATCCGGTCGACGATTGAGCGCTTTATTGCATGGCGCAAAAGCAATGGCCTCAGCCCGTCTTTGCACGCGACCTATAACATCTTTCACAGCGATCCGCGGTCGACGGCGGACGACGACTATCGGCTCGATCTGTGCGTCGCGACAGACAAGGGTCTGGACCAAGCAAGCGCAGGTGTTGAATCGGGATTGATACCCGGCGGTCGCTGCGCGCGGCTCCGTGTTGTCGGAAATCCGGACGATCTGGAGGCTCCCGCGATGTTCCTGTATCGTGAATGGCTTGCCGACAGCGGTGAAGAGTTGCGGGATTTCCCGCTTTACTGTCAGCGCGTGAGCTTCTTTCCCGATGTTCCAGAACGCGAAGCCATAACCGACCTGTTCCTGCCGCTGAAATAG
- a CDS encoding acyl-CoA thioesterase: MNTLSHLFPIKILPEDIDFMGHVNNSRYLNWVQEAVLEHWRNLAPPEAVAQRAWVALKHEITYRKPAFLEDVVVANVVLESIHGARAFYETVIKRGEEVLAEVKSSWCCIDAETLRPARIGADISAYFFPKGD, from the coding sequence ATGAATACGCTCTCCCATCTTTTCCCGATCAAAATTCTGCCTGAAGATATCGACTTCATGGGGCATGTGAACAACAGCCGCTACCTCAATTGGGTACAGGAGGCGGTGCTCGAACATTGGCGCAACCTCGCTCCGCCCGAGGCCGTGGCGCAGCGGGCGTGGGTCGCCCTGAAGCATGAGATTACCTATCGCAAGCCGGCATTTCTGGAAGATGTCGTGGTCGCCAATGTGGTGCTTGAAAGCATCCACGGTGCGCGCGCCTTTTACGAAACGGTGATTAAGCGCGGCGAAGAAGTGCTCGCCGAGGTCAAATCGAGCTGGTGCTGCATCGATGCCGAAACGCTGCGCCCTGCAAGGATCGGCGCGGATATTTCCGCCTATTTCTTTCCGAAAGGCGATTGA
- a CDS encoding alpha/beta hydrolase family protein translates to MMGWKRRLKIVLGGLIALVAVGAGLIYYSKPWVYPVSIKDPGPTGIRVTSNGLFGNYYPAADGKRAPTILLIGGSEGGLGLHMTHFAKGLQRAGYTVFHLSYWRAPSQPKRLEEIPVEYFEKALVWLKSQSAVDPERMAMAGWSRGSEATVLVAARNNALKAIILGMPGSHVWPDFDWEAPWASKGTSGWSIDGKRLPAVSLENVPFTLDPATGAASALAETVKTPGAALPIAGVSIPVLMICGAKDNIWASCPMAKAMKATANSAKKAEVSLIEHPDAGHVAFGAPAERGSKLHKSFGNFGGGTADANQAALENAFPKMLAFLEKSFEAKQ, encoded by the coding sequence ATGATGGGTTGGAAACGGCGTCTTAAAATAGTTCTTGGTGGATTGATCGCATTAGTCGCGGTCGGCGCCGGTTTGATATATTACAGCAAGCCTTGGGTTTATCCCGTATCGATCAAGGATCCTGGACCAACCGGCATACGCGTTACTTCCAACGGGTTATTCGGCAATTATTATCCCGCAGCTGACGGAAAAAGAGCACCGACCATATTGTTGATTGGCGGCAGTGAAGGCGGGCTCGGTCTACACATGACGCATTTTGCCAAAGGCTTGCAACGTGCTGGCTATACGGTTTTCCATTTATCCTATTGGCGCGCACCTTCACAACCGAAGCGTCTGGAGGAAATACCCGTAGAGTATTTCGAAAAAGCACTGGTCTGGCTCAAAAGCCAAAGTGCAGTCGACCCTGAACGGATGGCGATGGCTGGCTGGTCGCGCGGCAGCGAGGCTACGGTTCTGGTTGCGGCGCGGAACAATGCGTTGAAAGCAATCATCTTGGGAATGCCGGGAAGCCATGTCTGGCCCGATTTTGATTGGGAAGCCCCTTGGGCGAGTAAGGGCACGTCAGGCTGGAGTATCGACGGGAAGCGCCTGCCTGCCGTTTCGCTCGAAAACGTCCCTTTCACTCTCGATCCGGCCACAGGTGCGGCTTCGGCATTGGCCGAAACCGTCAAAACGCCGGGCGCCGCCCTTCCGATTGCAGGCGTGTCTATACCGGTGCTGATGATTTGCGGCGCAAAGGACAATATTTGGGCCAGTTGCCCGATGGCAAAGGCGATGAAAGCCACCGCAAACTCTGCGAAGAAAGCGGAAGTCAGCTTGATCGAGCATCCTGATGCGGGCCATGTTGCCTTTGGTGCGCCGGCAGAACGGGGAAGCAAGTTGCACAAAAGTTTCGGAAACTTTGGCGGCGGGACGGCCGATGCCAATCAGGCAGCGCTTGAAAATGCGTTTCCAAAAATGCTCGCTTTTCTGGAAAAGAGTTTTGAGGCCAAACAGTAG
- a CDS encoding sterol desaturase family protein codes for MSFGQIFAIVLATFVAMEFVAWSSHKYIMHGWGWGWHRDHHEPHDHTLEKNDLYGLVGAAMSISMFAIGSPLVLGASAWEPGTWIGLGILLYGIVYTLIHDGLIHQRYFRWVPKRGYAKRLVQAHKLHHATIGKEGGVSFGFVFARDPVVLKQELKAQREAGIAVVREALG; via the coding sequence ATGAGTTTCGGGCAAATCTTTGCAATCGTCCTTGCTACCTTCGTCGCGATGGAGTTTGTCGCGTGGAGCAGCCATAAGTATATCATGCACGGCTGGGGCTGGGGGTGGCATCGCGACCATCATGAACCGCATGACCATACCCTTGAAAAGAATGATTTATACGGGCTGGTGGGTGCGGCGATGAGCATTTCGATGTTTGCCATCGGCAGTCCGCTGGTGCTGGGTGCATCAGCTTGGGAGCCGGGGACGTGGATTGGTCTCGGCATCCTGCTTTACGGCATCGTCTATACGCTGATCCATGATGGGCTGATCCATCAACGCTATTTCCGCTGGGTACCCAAGCGCGGTTATGCGAAGCGGCTGGTGCAGGCGCACAAGCTGCACCATGCGACGATCGGCAAGGAAGGCGGCGTCAGTTTTGGTTTCGTCTTCGCGCGCGATCCGGTTGTGCTCAAGCAGGAACTGAAAGCGCAGCGCGAGGCCGGAATTGCAGTGGTGCGTGAGGCTTTGGGTTAG
- a CDS encoding YbaN family protein: protein MKRQLYLAAGWVSVGLGTVGIFLPILPTVPFMILAAFCFARSSPALEAKLMNHPKYGHHLVAWREKGVVSRRAKWSATTAFLASALIGALTLSPPWSLLPAAVGLVCGTWIWRRPEA, encoded by the coding sequence ATGAAACGGCAGCTCTATCTTGCTGCCGGATGGGTTTCGGTCGGTTTGGGAACGGTGGGGATTTTCCTGCCGATCCTGCCGACCGTGCCGTTCATGATCCTTGCCGCTTTCTGCTTCGCGCGCAGCAGCCCGGCGCTCGAAGCCAAGTTGATGAACCATCCGAAATATGGGCATCACCTCGTTGCATGGCGCGAAAAGGGGGTGGTCAGCAGGCGCGCCAAATGGTCAGCCACGACTGCGTTTCTGGCGAGTGCCTTGATCGGCGCATTGACACTGAGCCCGCCATGGTCGTTATTGCCCGCAGCGGTCGGGCTGGTCTGCGGAACCTGGATTTGGCGGCGACCGGAGGCCTAA
- a CDS encoding NAD-dependent succinate-semialdehyde dehydrogenase — translation MTREYQANLALYIDGSWRSGEGRDVHQVLNPATGEVLAELPLATPADLDQALAASAKGFALWRATDVNARAAVLHKTAALIRERAEHIATLLTMEQGKPLAEARTETLSCAAVFEYCAEEAKRAYGRIALRPAGQRALVLKQPIGPVASLTPWNFPVSLMSKKVAAALATGCSVIAKPAEETPGSTSEIMRCIADAGIPAGVAQLVFGVPDMVSRHLLGSPVIRKLSFTGSIPVGKHLMKLAAEGVKRVTMELGGHAPVLVFDDCNLEKTLDIVVTQKFRNAGQVCISPTRFYVQEGIYDRFVAGFNERTAKVKVGNGLDADTIMGPLANSRRPTAVGALVQDAIAKGARVGTGGSADNGDGYFFRPTVLSDVPLEADIMTNEPFGPVALIRPFAKFEDAIEQANRLPFGLASFVHTENGRQANMAGDLIEAGMVGINTAAISMPDMPFGGVKESGFGSEGGPEGLESYYVTKAIHQA, via the coding sequence ATGACACGCGAATATCAGGCAAATCTCGCCCTCTACATCGATGGCAGCTGGCGCTCGGGCGAAGGCCGCGACGTGCATCAGGTGCTCAATCCGGCAACCGGAGAAGTCCTCGCCGAGCTGCCGCTGGCAACCCCCGCCGATCTGGACCAGGCGCTGGCAGCTTCTGCCAAAGGCTTTGCCCTATGGCGCGCGACCGACGTCAACGCGCGCGCCGCTGTGCTGCACAAAACAGCTGCGCTGATCCGCGAACGGGCCGAACATATCGCCACACTGCTGACGATGGAACAGGGAAAGCCGCTTGCAGAAGCGCGCACCGAAACCCTCTCGTGCGCAGCCGTCTTTGAATATTGCGCTGAAGAAGCCAAGCGGGCCTATGGCCGCATCGCGCTGCGCCCAGCCGGACAACGCGCGCTGGTGCTCAAACAGCCTATCGGTCCGGTCGCGTCACTGACGCCGTGGAATTTCCCGGTTTCGCTGATGTCTAAAAAAGTCGCAGCTGCCCTCGCCACGGGATGCTCGGTGATCGCGAAGCCAGCCGAGGAAACGCCGGGTTCTACCTCCGAAATCATGCGCTGCATAGCCGATGCGGGCATTCCGGCAGGCGTTGCGCAGCTGGTCTTTGGCGTGCCCGATATGGTCAGCCGTCATTTGCTGGGCTCGCCAGTCATCCGCAAATTGAGCTTTACCGGCTCAATCCCTGTGGGCAAGCATCTGATGAAGCTCGCCGCCGAAGGCGTAAAACGCGTGACGATGGAACTGGGCGGGCATGCACCGGTGCTGGTTTTCGATGACTGCAACCTCGAAAAGACACTCGATATCGTCGTCACGCAGAAGTTCCGCAATGCGGGGCAGGTCTGCATCTCGCCGACGCGCTTTTATGTGCAGGAAGGAATTTACGACCGCTTTGTCGCCGGGTTCAACGAACGCACCGCCAAGGTGAAGGTCGGCAACGGCCTGGACGCCGATACCATCATGGGACCGCTCGCCAATTCGCGCCGTCCAACGGCGGTGGGCGCTTTGGTACAGGATGCGATTGCCAAAGGCGCGCGTGTCGGCACCGGCGGCAGCGCTGACAATGGCGACGGCTATTTCTTCCGCCCGACCGTGCTGTCCGATGTGCCGCTCGAAGCCGACATCATGACCAACGAGCCCTTCGGCCCGGTTGCGCTGATCCGGCCATTTGCGAAGTTCGAAGACGCCATCGAACAGGCGAACCGCCTGCCCTTCGGCCTCGCTTCCTTCGTCCACACCGAAAATGGTCGACAGGCGAATATGGCTGGCGACCTCATAGAAGCCGGTATGGTCGGCATCAACACCGCCGCGATTTCGATGCCCGACATGCCGTTCGGCGGCGTCAAGGAATCGGGCTTTGGCAGCGAAGGTGGGCCCGAAGGTCTCGAAAGCTATTATGTGACCAAGGCGATTCACCAGGCCTAA
- a CDS encoding sensor domain-containing diguanylate cyclase, with protein MGKPYLIAKIHFQAARLWRWIAPPVPQSIVGPLHSAQLQNVRTQVPMLLAVAALNTCIVMAVCWSNGLPLANYAWMSGLILYCFARLTVWRRLLQKPISLEKVPRIIKANVGLSVGMMGFLGIAASVTYVAGTFAYETLIPVSLAFGATAIAHCLYTLRPAAIGVLVIGITPVALSMIFAGEFNAKMLGVSMLSVEALMIRFVAAQYDRLIEGLFLEQQIRELADTDPLTSLPNRRAIMASIEAELECGADQRPRFGIALLDLDGFKQVNDSLGHHAGDLMLLGVGGRLADAAEAQDSVGRLGGDEFIVLFRNVVDKAELSARTTSMLAALCRPIDLDGSRLPVAASLGYALYPEDGETVREVMHVADAALYAEKRAGKVRAQAVASSQQRAA; from the coding sequence ATGGGCAAACCATATCTGATAGCCAAGATTCATTTCCAGGCCGCGAGGCTCTGGCGTTGGATTGCGCCGCCCGTTCCCCAGTCGATCGTCGGCCCGCTACATTCCGCCCAGCTCCAGAATGTGCGCACGCAAGTTCCGATGTTGCTGGCTGTGGCTGCGCTCAACACCTGCATCGTGATGGCGGTGTGCTGGAGTAATGGTTTGCCGCTGGCCAATTATGCTTGGATGTCGGGCCTTATCCTCTACTGCTTTGCGCGGCTAACCGTCTGGAGGCGGCTGTTGCAAAAGCCGATCTCGCTCGAAAAAGTGCCGCGCATTATCAAGGCAAATGTCGGGCTTTCGGTCGGCATGATGGGCTTTTTGGGCATTGCGGCTTCGGTTACATATGTCGCCGGGACCTTCGCGTATGAAACGCTGATACCTGTCTCGCTGGCCTTTGGCGCGACGGCGATTGCCCATTGTCTCTATACGTTGCGCCCAGCCGCTATCGGCGTGCTGGTCATTGGTATCACTCCGGTCGCACTGTCGATGATCTTTGCAGGTGAATTCAATGCCAAGATGCTTGGTGTTTCGATGCTGAGCGTTGAGGCCCTGATGATCCGTTTTGTTGCCGCACAATATGATCGCTTGATCGAAGGTCTTTTCCTTGAACAACAGATCCGCGAACTGGCCGACACTGACCCGCTGACCAGTCTGCCTAACCGCCGTGCCATCATGGCGTCGATCGAGGCGGAGCTGGAATGCGGTGCGGACCAAAGACCGCGTTTTGGCATTGCGTTGCTTGACCTCGATGGCTTCAAGCAGGTCAATGACAGCCTTGGACATCATGCCGGCGATCTGATGCTACTCGGTGTCGGTGGGCGTCTGGCCGACGCGGCAGAGGCGCAGGACAGCGTGGGCCGTCTGGGCGGCGATGAATTTATCGTGCTCTTCCGCAATGTGGTGGACAAGGCAGAGCTGTCCGCGCGCACCACTTCGATGCTCGCGGCTTTGTGCCGCCCCATCGACCTCGATGGCAGTCGTCTGCCGGTCGCTGCGAGTCTCGGCTATGCGCTCTATCCCGAGGATGGCGAAACCGTTCGCGAAGTCATGCACGTCGCCGATGCCGCACTCTATGCCGAAAAACGCGCCGGCAAGGTGCGGGCGCAAGCCGTAGCGTCAAGCCAGCAACGCGCCGCATAA
- a CDS encoding cyclase family protein → MKHACLSLFAVAALNTAAIAEDDWYPSKYGADDTKGAMNNLSPEATVKAAKLVKTGKVYALGVVTGPETPSWPGRSFSATVLQTNDGAGGSIGTGKATGHDDILMTYIGVGTQIDGFAHLGIDHRYYNGVSAREFYRSDGVIKFGTENILPTATRGVLLDMTKHYQQTPVKPGTAFTKADIDTAAKAAGVTIGKGDVVLFHTGWMAMAATDPKKFINEQPGLGKEGAEYLASLGVVMIGADTAALEAIPFEKADMPFIVHQTLLAKNGVHVLENIDTAALAADGATEFMFVLGQPRFKGTVQAVINPIAIR, encoded by the coding sequence ATGAAACATGCTTGCCTGTCCCTGTTTGCAGTTGCTGCGCTGAACACTGCCGCAATAGCCGAAGATGATTGGTACCCGTCCAAATATGGTGCGGATGATACCAAAGGCGCGATGAACAATCTCTCGCCCGAAGCCACGGTGAAGGCTGCAAAGCTGGTCAAGACCGGTAAGGTCTATGCGCTGGGCGTCGTGACCGGGCCCGAAACCCCGAGCTGGCCTGGGCGCAGCTTTTCTGCAACCGTCCTGCAGACCAACGATGGTGCAGGAGGCTCTATCGGAACCGGCAAGGCAACCGGGCATGACGACATATTGATGACCTATATTGGCGTCGGAACCCAGATCGATGGCTTCGCCCATCTTGGCATCGACCACCGCTATTATAACGGCGTTTCTGCACGCGAGTTTTACCGGTCGGATGGTGTCATCAAATTCGGGACCGAAAATATCCTGCCGACCGCGACGCGTGGCGTGTTGCTCGACATGACGAAGCATTACCAACAAACGCCGGTCAAACCCGGCACCGCCTTCACCAAGGCCGATATCGACACCGCTGCCAAAGCAGCAGGCGTGACCATCGGCAAGGGAGATGTCGTGCTGTTCCACACCGGCTGGATGGCAATGGCCGCAACCGATCCCAAAAAATTCATCAACGAACAGCCGGGGCTTGGAAAAGAAGGTGCCGAATATCTGGCATCGTTGGGTGTGGTGATGATCGGCGCGGATACGGCGGCGCTGGAGGCAATTCCCTTTGAAAAGGCCGATATGCCGTTCATCGTCCATCAGACTTTGCTGGCCAAAAATGGCGTGCATGTGCTCGAAAATATCGACACGGCGGCTCTTGCCGCTGATGGTGCGACCGAATTCATGTTTGTGCTCGGTCAGCCGCGTTTCAAGGGCACCGTGCAGGCCGTTATCAACCCGATTGCTATTCGTTGA
- a CDS encoding SMP-30/gluconolactonase/LRE family protein has translation MAVFETVTDGLRFPEGPVVMPDGSVIVTEIEQGKITRVKPDGSKEVVATTGGGPNGLALGPDGKLYCCNNGGFEYAEANGYLAPHGIANDYSGGRIERIDIATGQVEILYKSGDHGCVLRGPNDIVFDEHGGFWFTDHGKVDYAKRCHDIVGIFYAKTDGSHLEEVIFPSNNPNGVGLAPDGRALYAAETYTCRLMKFNITAPGKVAPDAGPGGPGIPLYRPAGYKFFDSLAMEANGNICVATIGECGISVIAPEGELVEFVATDDIFTTNIAFGGDDMMDAYITLSGSGRLVKTRWNRPGLKLNY, from the coding sequence ATGGCTGTGTTTGAAACCGTTACGGATGGACTGCGCTTCCCGGAAGGCCCCGTCGTCATGCCCGATGGCAGCGTCATCGTCACCGAGATTGAACAGGGCAAGATCACACGGGTCAAACCCGATGGCAGCAAGGAAGTCGTAGCTACAACGGGCGGCGGCCCCAACGGCCTTGCTCTTGGCCCCGATGGAAAGCTCTATTGCTGCAACAATGGCGGTTTCGAATATGCCGAGGCCAATGGCTATCTGGCCCCGCATGGGATTGCGAATGACTATTCAGGCGGGCGGATTGAGCGGATTGATATCGCGACTGGACAGGTTGAGATACTCTACAAATCCGGCGATCATGGCTGCGTGCTGCGCGGCCCCAACGACATCGTTTTCGACGAGCATGGCGGCTTCTGGTTCACCGACCATGGCAAGGTCGACTATGCCAAACGCTGCCACGACATTGTCGGCATCTTCTATGCCAAGACCGATGGCAGCCATTTGGAAGAAGTGATCTTCCCGTCGAACAATCCCAATGGCGTCGGCCTCGCGCCCGATGGCCGCGCGCTCTATGCGGCGGAAACCTACACCTGCCGGCTGATGAAGTTCAACATCACCGCCCCTGGCAAGGTTGCGCCTGACGCTGGCCCTGGCGGCCCCGGCATCCCGCTCTATCGACCCGCAGGCTATAAATTCTTTGACAGCCTCGCGATGGAGGCGAATGGCAATATCTGCGTCGCGACCATCGGTGAATGTGGTATCAGCGTAATTGCCCCTGAGGGTGAGCTGGTCGAATTTGTCGCGACCGACGATATCTTCACCACCAATATCGCCTTTGGCGGTGACGATATGATGGACGCCTATATTACCCTGTCGGGAAGCGGGCGGCTGGTAAAGACTCGCTGGAACCGTCCGGGCCTCAAACTGAACTATTGA
- a CDS encoding VIT1/CCC1 transporter family protein, which produces MSRLHIEAHVIDRIGWLRASILGANDGIVSTASLIAGVAAAGAAQSSILVTGIAGLVAGAMSMAAGEYVSVSSQGDAEKADIARETAELETQPEFEREELIGIYEKRGLDRELAEKVADKLMAGNALEAHLRDELGLTSEMSARPIQAALASAGAFAAGAALPLILVPLFPGPSLTWIVSGASLLFLAILGVVGAKAGGAPVGKGVLRVTFWGAVAMAATAAIGSLFGTTVG; this is translated from the coding sequence ATGTCGCGCCTGCATATCGAAGCCCATGTCATCGACCGGATCGGCTGGCTGCGCGCGTCGATATTGGGCGCGAATGACGGAATCGTCTCCACCGCCAGCCTCATCGCCGGAGTTGCGGCGGCGGGCGCTGCCCAATCGAGCATATTGGTCACGGGCATTGCAGGGCTGGTCGCAGGCGCGATGTCGATGGCGGCGGGCGAATATGTCTCTGTCAGCTCGCAAGGCGATGCCGAAAAAGCCGATATTGCGCGCGAGACAGCGGAACTGGAAACCCAGCCCGAATTCGAACGCGAGGAACTGATCGGCATCTATGAAAAGCGCGGTCTGGACCGTGAGCTCGCCGAGAAGGTCGCCGACAAGCTGATGGCGGGCAATGCGCTCGAGGCCCATTTGCGCGACGAACTCGGCTTAACCAGCGAGATGTCGGCGCGACCGATACAGGCAGCGCTGGCCTCTGCCGGCGCCTTTGCCGCCGGGGCCGCACTGCCGCTGATATTGGTGCCCTTGTTCCCCGGCCCATCGCTCACATGGATTGTTTCGGGCGCGTCGCTGCTCTTCCTTGCCATTTTGGGCGTAGTCGGCGCAAAAGCCGGTGGCGCACCGGTCGGCAAGGGGGTGTTGCGCGTGACTTTTTGGGGCGCAGTGGCCATGGCAGCGACAGCGGCAATCGGCTCGCTGTTCGGCACAACGGTAGGATAA
- a CDS encoding DUF2855 family protein: MSNAAWAIDIDRDDVSKTEVVTAETAIGPGEILVHVDSYAMTANNVTYAVFGKPAGLFGNEQGYWDFFAERGVPGRLPVWGFATVLVSDVEGVAPGDRYYGYYPMASHAVLMPGHIGGGSFVDVTPRRTTLPPIYNQYQRVEAIPDYKPEHHDYWPVFRPLFLTGWLIADQFEDEGDYGVEQLLIASASSKTAIGLAHAMKQRSERPRTIGLTSKANAAGLADLGIYDQVVAYDDIATLDASVPSALVDMAGSGDVTRTVHNQFADALKYSMIVGKSHWDAAPEMGELAGPVREGFFAPGRSQKRIADWGARGFGERIAAAWLGFMEVAPSIATIDTRNGSDGALAAYHEVLSGAADPKTGIIVTP, encoded by the coding sequence ATGAGCAATGCAGCATGGGCCATCGACATTGATCGCGACGATGTCAGCAAAACCGAAGTCGTAACCGCCGAAACCGCGATCGGTCCGGGCGAGATTTTGGTGCATGTCGACAGCTATGCGATGACTGCCAACAATGTGACCTATGCGGTGTTCGGCAAGCCCGCTGGCTTGTTCGGAAACGAGCAGGGCTATTGGGATTTTTTCGCCGAACGTGGCGTTCCGGGGCGGCTTCCGGTCTGGGGTTTTGCGACGGTGCTGGTCAGCGATGTTGAAGGCGTAGCCCCCGGCGATCGCTATTACGGCTATTACCCGATGGCGAGCCATGCGGTGCTGATGCCGGGGCATATTGGCGGCGGCAGCTTTGTCGATGTGACTCCGCGTCGCACCACGCTTCCGCCGATCTACAACCAGTATCAGCGGGTGGAAGCGATTCCCGATTACAAGCCCGAGCATCACGATTACTGGCCAGTTTTCCGCCCGCTGTTCCTGACCGGCTGGCTGATTGCTGACCAGTTCGAGGATGAAGGCGATTATGGTGTGGAGCAGCTGCTGATCGCAAGCGCGTCGAGCAAGACCGCCATCGGCTTGGCGCATGCGATGAAGCAGCGCAGCGAACGGCCGCGCACAATCGGCCTGACCAGCAAAGCCAATGCCGCCGGGTTGGCCGATCTTGGCATTTACGACCAAGTGGTTGCCTATGACGACATAGCCACCCTCGATGCGTCGGTGCCGTCGGCACTGGTCGATATGGCGGGTAGCGGCGATGTGACTCGCACTGTCCACAACCAATTCGCCGATGCCCTCAAATATTCGATGATCGTCGGCAAATCGCACTGGGACGCCGCCCCTGAAATGGGCGAACTAGCGGGTCCGGTGCGCGAAGGCTTTTTCGCCCCCGGCCGCAGCCAGAAACGCATCGCCGACTGGGGTGCGCGCGGCTTTGGCGAGCGTATCGCCGCCGCTTGGCTGGGCTTCATGGAGGTAGCGCCTTCGATTGCGACCATCGACACACGCAATGGCAGCGACGGCGCGCTTGCAGCCTATCATGAAGTATTGAGCGGCGCCGCCGATCCCAAGACAGGAATCATTGTTACCCCATGA
- a CDS encoding HAD-IA family hydrolase, translating into MIFSHVIFDFGGVITSSPFEAFNRLEAERGLPRDFVRTVNSTNPDDNAWAKFERAEIDVEGFDALFAAEAAAMGHALEGAAVISCLAGDVRPYMVNALDRLKAEGFGIGCITNNVKAGRGAAMARSEDKALQVESIMARFDHVIESSKAGVRKPDPRIYQMMCEALSVSPETCIYLDDLGINCKPAATLGMHAIKVTSGEQALADLESAVGLSLR; encoded by the coding sequence ATGATATTTTCCCATGTGATTTTCGATTTTGGCGGGGTCATCACCTCGTCACCCTTTGAAGCGTTCAACCGCCTGGAGGCCGAGCGCGGTCTGCCGCGTGATTTTGTCCGCACCGTCAATTCGACCAACCCCGATGACAATGCGTGGGCGAAATTCGAACGCGCCGAAATCGACGTCGAAGGTTTCGATGCGCTGTTCGCAGCAGAAGCCGCAGCGATGGGGCACGCGCTGGAGGGCGCGGCAGTGATATCCTGCCTGGCCGGCGATGTACGCCCCTATATGGTGAACGCGCTCGATCGGTTGAAGGCTGAAGGCTTTGGCATTGGCTGCATCACTAACAATGTGAAGGCCGGTCGCGGTGCCGCCATGGCGCGCAGCGAGGATAAGGCGTTGCAGGTCGAGAGCATCATGGCGCGGTTTGACCATGTGATCGAAAGCTCAAAGGCTGGCGTTCGCAAGCCAGACCCGCGCATTTACCAGATGATGTGTGAGGCTTTGTCTGTCTCGCCCGAAACCTGCATCTATCTCGATGATCTGGGTATCAACTGCAAACCTGCGGCCACCTTGGGCATGCACGCGATCAAGGTAACCAGCGGCGAACAGGCATTGGCCGATCTGGAGTCGGCGGTGGGACTGTCGCTCCGCTGA